From one Nothobranchius furzeri strain GRZ-AD chromosome 2, NfurGRZ-RIMD1, whole genome shotgun sequence genomic stretch:
- the LOC107378029 gene encoding leukotriene B4 receptor 1-like, which translates to MDQPNSTMATFNFTSSAGPHPSWDSSGLVPAVMLSLVCVLGVPGNIAVIILKPNFARMSSLSQSLLLNLAISDLLCLMTLPPWIYAFLYGWHFGVVACKLLAYVECCTIYGSLLTVTGLGIQRYLVVVHRQSCQQTGLLLALLWLVSFTLSTPSLVTRSVKNQLWLDCQDQYSSDSQQIASLMTETTFGFLSFIIVAFSYIQIKRTVNQSAFFKHPQTTRLVTSIIVSLFVLWAPYHIVNILGVVAICLKNESLLKFYKDTKNIVGSVTFTNSFLNPFLYAFASGKISMRCRKHKPVTQMERISQVTEVSTVAELCQ; encoded by the coding sequence ATGGATCAACCAAATTCCACCATGGCTACTTTCAACTTCACCTCTTCTGCAGGACCTCATCCTTCCTGGGACTCCAGCGGTCTGGTTCCTGCGGTGATGTTGTCCCTCGTCTGCGTTTTGGGAGTTCCTGGAAACATCGCCGTGATCATTCTTAAGCCCAACTTTGCGAGAATGTCCAGTCTGAGCCAGTCTTTGCTGCTAAACCTGGCCATCTCTGATCTGCTCTGCCTGATGACCCTTCCTCCGTGGATTTATGCTTTCCTGTACGGCTGGCACTTTGGCGTGGTCGCCTGTAAGCTTCTAGCATACGTTGAGTGCTGCACCATTTACGGTAGCCTTCTCACTGTGACCGGACTAGGCATTCAACGCTACCTTGTTGTCGTGCACCGGCAGAGCTGTCAACAGACTGGACTGCTGCTGGCTCTGCTCTGGCTGGTGTCTTTCACCCTGTCCACTCCGTCTTTGGTGACTCGAAGCGTTAAAAATCAACTGTGGCTAGACTGTCAAGACCAGTACTCTTCTGATTCCCAACAGATAGCTTCACTGATGACAGAGACCACGTTTGGATTTCTTTCCTTTATTATTGTGGCTTTTTCATACATTCAGATCAAGAGAACTGTTAACCAGTCAGCCTTTTTCAAACATCCACAGACGACCAGACTGGTAACCAGCATCATCGTAAGCTTATTTGTCCTGTGGGCTCCATACCACATTGTAAACATTTTGGGTGTGGTTGCCATTTGCCTCAAAAATGAAAGCCTTTTGAAGTTTTATAAAGACACAAAGAACATTGTAGGATCAGTAACATTCACAAACAGCTTCCTGAATCCATTCCTGTATGCTTTTGCATCTGGTAAAATCAGCATGAGATGTCGAAAACATAAACCAGTAACGCAAATGGAAAGAATCTCTCAGGTAACAGAAGTTTCTACAGTTGCAGAACTTTGCCAGTGA